Proteins from a genomic interval of Streptomyces sp. Tu6071:
- a CDS encoding GMC family oxidoreductase produces MSQHAAGAGADRTAGGPFDHIVVGGGAAGSVLAARLSEDPACRVLLLEAGPEDTDPRIPQPHGLFAGLLRGDLDWSYDTVPQEQLGGRTVPVSAGRVLGGGGAINYQVWSRGNPLDYDEWAAGGMTGWAWDDVLPAFRRIEDHERGTSAWHGTGGPVPVTTPKDVSPLSLAFVTAAVESGLPLNRDFDGGEQDGAGLLYGNVRDGERHSASRAYLTPALGRLNLDIRTGAQVTRVLLDGTRAAGVEYVTDGSVRRAHADSVVLCAGAVRSPQLLMLSGIGPAGHLAERGVEVVQDLPGVGSGLQDHPAAVVSWPVVRGETWLDAMSERNQALYAEGRRGPLASVGQAAAFLRVGADAPAPDVEITPMLIDFLDNSTPGLSCLVTVLKPRSRGTVRLASARPADAPLIDPRYYEDAKDRELVVEGLRRTLAIGDSPVMRALVGPASFPAATDDAALLESARTSAVSFNHPAGTCRSGTDDASVVDPLLRVHGIEGLRVADASVMPALPRAHIHAPSVMIGERAAEFMSTR; encoded by the coding sequence ATGTCTCAACACGCTGCCGGAGCCGGGGCGGACCGGACGGCCGGGGGTCCGTTCGACCACATCGTGGTCGGCGGGGGAGCGGCGGGCAGCGTGCTCGCCGCCCGCCTGAGCGAGGACCCCGCCTGCCGCGTACTGCTGCTCGAAGCGGGGCCCGAGGACACCGATCCCCGGATTCCGCAGCCGCACGGGCTGTTCGCCGGTCTCTTGCGGGGCGACCTGGACTGGAGCTACGACACCGTCCCGCAGGAACAGCTCGGCGGCCGGACGGTCCCCGTCTCCGCGGGCAGGGTGCTGGGCGGGGGCGGCGCCATCAACTACCAGGTCTGGTCCCGGGGAAACCCTCTCGACTACGACGAGTGGGCGGCGGGCGGCATGACCGGCTGGGCCTGGGACGACGTCCTGCCCGCGTTCCGGCGCATCGAGGACCACGAGCGGGGAACCTCGGCGTGGCACGGAACGGGCGGCCCGGTCCCGGTCACCACGCCGAAGGACGTGAGCCCGCTGTCCCTGGCCTTCGTCACGGCGGCGGTGGAGAGCGGTCTGCCCCTCAACCGCGACTTCGACGGCGGCGAGCAGGACGGCGCGGGGCTGCTCTACGGCAATGTGCGCGACGGGGAACGGCACAGCGCGTCCCGGGCCTACCTGACCCCGGCCCTCGGCCGGCTCAACCTGGACATCAGGACGGGGGCGCAGGTCACCCGGGTACTGCTGGACGGCACGCGGGCGGCCGGAGTCGAGTACGTCACGGACGGCTCCGTGCGGCGTGCGCACGCCGATTCCGTGGTGCTCTGCGCCGGAGCGGTGCGCTCCCCGCAGTTGCTGATGCTCTCCGGCATCGGGCCCGCCGGGCACCTGGCGGAGCGGGGTGTCGAGGTGGTCCAGGACCTTCCCGGTGTCGGCAGCGGTCTGCAGGATCACCCCGCCGCCGTCGTGAGCTGGCCGGTCGTCCGGGGCGAAACCTGGCTGGACGCGATGAGCGAGCGCAACCAGGCCCTTTACGCCGAGGGCCGCCGGGGCCCCCTGGCCTCGGTCGGCCAGGCCGCCGCCTTCCTGCGCGTCGGCGCCGACGCCCCGGCCCCGGACGTCGAGATCACGCCCATGCTGATCGACTTCCTGGACAACAGCACCCCCGGGCTCTCGTGCCTCGTCACGGTGCTGAAGCCGCGAAGCCGGGGCACGGTCCGCCTCGCCTCCGCGCGCCCGGCCGACGCCCCGCTGATCGATCCCCGCTACTACGAGGACGCGAAGGACCGGGAACTGGTCGTCGAAGGTCTGCGCAGGACGCTGGCCATCGGCGACAGCCCCGTCATGCGCGCCCTCGTCGGCCCCGCCTCCTTCCCCGCGGCCACCGACGACGCGGCGCTCCTGGAGTCCGCGCGCACGTCCGCCGTCTCGTTCAACCACCCGGCCGGTACCTGCCGTTCGGGCACGGACGACGCCTCGGTGGTCGACCCGCTGCTCCGCGTCCACGGCATCGAGGGCCTGCGTGTCGCCGACGCCTCGGTCATGCCCGCCCTGCCCCGCGCCCATATCCACGCCCCCTCGGTCATGATCGGTGAACGAGCGGCCGAGTTCATGAGCACGAGGTAA